A window of Ruania suaedae contains these coding sequences:
- a CDS encoding PIG-L deacetylase family protein translates to MTDQPRLPEIDEDWTTALAVVAHPDDLEFGTAAAIARWTGQGKHIVYCMVTSGEAGIDALDPAESGPLREQEEIASAKVVGVDQVEFLRLPDGVLEYGVALRRAIAAQVRKHRPEIVITGNFRDTWPGGSLNQADHIATGRATLDAVRDAGNRWIFPEELTDGLEPWNGVRQVWLAVSPQSTHAVDVTATFDDGVASLQEHRAYIEGLSWEFDPVAFLDELCSAAGPALGVRHATTFEVLDLNG, encoded by the coding sequence ATGACCGATCAGCCCCGCCTGCCCGAGATCGATGAGGACTGGACCACCGCCCTGGCCGTCGTCGCCCACCCGGACGACCTCGAGTTCGGCACCGCGGCCGCCATCGCCCGCTGGACCGGGCAGGGCAAGCACATCGTCTACTGCATGGTGACCTCCGGCGAGGCCGGGATCGACGCCCTCGACCCGGCCGAGTCGGGACCGCTGCGCGAGCAGGAGGAGATCGCCTCGGCGAAGGTCGTCGGCGTCGACCAGGTGGAGTTCCTCCGCCTGCCCGACGGCGTCCTCGAGTACGGCGTCGCGCTGCGGCGGGCCATCGCCGCCCAGGTCCGCAAGCATCGCCCGGAGATCGTGATCACCGGCAACTTCCGCGACACCTGGCCCGGTGGGTCGCTCAACCAGGCCGACCACATCGCCACCGGGCGCGCCACGCTCGACGCCGTGCGGGATGCGGGCAATCGCTGGATCTTCCCCGAGGAGCTCACCGACGGGCTCGAGCCGTGGAACGGCGTCCGTCAGGTCTGGCTGGCGGTCTCCCCTCAGTCCACCCACGCGGTCGACGTCACCGCCACCTTCGACGACGGCGTCGCCTCGCTGCAGGAGCATCGCGCCTACATCGAGGGCCTGAGCTGGGAGTTCGACCCGGTGGCTTTCCTCGACGAGCTGTGCTCAGCCGCCGGGCCCGCCCTCGGCGTGCGCCATGCCACCACCTTCGAGGTTCTCGACCTGAACGGCTGA
- a CDS encoding oxygenase MpaB family protein, with amino-acid sequence MHPLDQARRRLNTALMQRVAGPDPVGARRRIHATPGPRWFAPDSPIGVVHGDTSMYVGGIRALLLQALHPLAMAGVAQHSRYREDVWGRLARTATYIATTTYATVEHAEEAIAIVQAVHARIRGVAPDGRAYRADDPHLLTWVHIAEIDSFLTSHRLFGARRLSPAEQDTYVQQAGTVAARLGAADVPTTVAELEDALERYRPELAATAEAREVAQFLLHRPPVPAAVRPGYALLARGAVVSLPAWAREPLGLPHPARRLSLLAGRAGTAGVRWISGARLEGDPFPTTDQSRRSLR; translated from the coding sequence GTGCACCCGCTCGATCAGGCCCGCCGCCGGCTGAACACCGCGTTGATGCAGCGCGTGGCCGGGCCGGACCCGGTCGGCGCCCGCCGGAGGATCCACGCCACACCCGGCCCGCGCTGGTTCGCGCCGGACTCCCCGATCGGGGTGGTGCACGGGGACACCTCGATGTACGTCGGCGGCATCCGCGCACTGCTGCTGCAGGCCCTGCATCCGCTGGCGATGGCCGGTGTGGCGCAGCACTCGCGCTACCGGGAGGACGTCTGGGGCCGGCTGGCGCGCACCGCCACCTACATCGCCACCACCACCTATGCGACGGTCGAACACGCCGAGGAAGCGATCGCGATCGTGCAGGCCGTCCACGCCCGCATCCGTGGCGTCGCCCCGGACGGGCGCGCCTACCGCGCCGACGATCCGCACCTGCTGACCTGGGTGCACATCGCCGAGATCGACTCCTTCCTCACCTCCCATCGTCTGTTCGGCGCCCGCCGCCTCTCCCCCGCCGAGCAGGACACCTACGTCCAGCAGGCCGGCACGGTCGCCGCCCGGCTGGGTGCCGCCGACGTCCCGACCACCGTGGCCGAGCTCGAGGACGCCCTCGAGCGCTACCGGCCCGAGCTCGCCGCCACCGCCGAGGCCCGCGAGGTGGCGCAGTTCCTGCTGCACCGCCCGCCGGTTCCCGCCGCCGTCCGGCCCGGCTACGCGCTGCTGGCACGCGGCGCCGTCGTGAGCCTGCCCGCCTGGGCGCGCGAACCGCTCGGCCTGCCCCATCCCGCCCGCCGCCTCTCGCTCCTCGCGGGCCGGGCCGGCACCGCCGGGGTGCGCTGGATCAGCGGCGCCCGGCTGGAGGGCGACCCGTTCCCGACCACCGACCAGAGCCGAAGGAGCCTGCGATGA
- a CDS encoding IS481 family transposase, producing the protein MDNKRRLVVTAVNSGQSQSAIARRYGVSQSWISKLMARYRLEGEAAFVPRSRRPHTTPRATDAEVVELIVAIRARLSRAGLDCGAETIAWHLGHTHHIEVHRATIHRILTRAGLITAEPKKRPKSSYVRFEAAQPNECWQSDFTHYRLTRPSGRAGADTEIITWLDDHSRAVLHLSAHKAITSTIVAATFAQTAREHGYPASTLTDNGLVYTVRLASKKRRGGRTALETDLHRRGIIQKNGKPGHPTTQGKVERFQQTLKKWLRARPDQPTTITALQALLDEFTTEYNHRRPHRSLPHRATPATAYTTRPKATPATTPGEPHHRVRHDRVDNAGKVTLRHGGTLHHIGIGRTHARTPVILLIADLDITIINAATGEILRELTLDPTKRYQPTGRPPGPAPTKN; encoded by the coding sequence ATGGACAACAAGCGACGCCTGGTGGTGACCGCGGTGAACTCGGGCCAGTCTCAGTCCGCCATCGCTCGCCGCTACGGCGTATCCCAGAGTTGGATCTCCAAGTTGATGGCCCGCTATCGGCTCGAGGGCGAGGCCGCATTCGTCCCACGCTCGCGGCGCCCCCACACCACGCCGAGGGCCACCGATGCCGAGGTCGTGGAGCTGATCGTGGCCATCCGCGCCCGCCTGTCGCGTGCTGGCCTGGACTGCGGCGCCGAAACGATCGCCTGGCACCTGGGCCACACCCACCACATCGAGGTCCACCGGGCCACGATCCACCGGATCCTGACCCGCGCCGGGCTCATCACCGCCGAGCCGAAGAAGCGACCGAAGTCCTCCTACGTGCGTTTCGAAGCCGCGCAGCCGAACGAGTGCTGGCAATCGGACTTCACCCACTACCGCCTCACCCGCCCCAGCGGACGCGCCGGCGCCGACACCGAGATCATCACCTGGCTCGATGACCACTCCCGCGCCGTGCTGCACCTGAGCGCCCACAAAGCGATCACCTCCACCATCGTGGCCGCCACCTTCGCCCAGACCGCCCGCGAACACGGCTACCCCGCCTCCACCCTGACCGACAACGGCCTGGTCTACACCGTGCGCCTGGCCAGCAAGAAGCGCCGCGGTGGACGCACCGCACTGGAGACCGACCTGCACCGACGCGGCATCATCCAGAAGAACGGCAAGCCTGGCCACCCCACCACCCAGGGCAAAGTCGAGCGCTTCCAGCAGACCCTCAAGAAGTGGCTACGCGCCCGCCCCGACCAGCCCACCACCATCACCGCCCTGCAAGCGCTGCTCGATGAGTTCACCACCGAGTACAACCACCGACGCCCCCACCGGTCCCTACCCCACCGGGCAACCCCGGCCACCGCCTACACCACCCGCCCCAAGGCCACCCCCGCCACCACACCCGGCGAACCTCACCACCGCGTGCGCCACGACCGCGTCGATAACGCCGGCAAAGTCACCCTCCGCCACGGCGGCACCCTCCACCACATCGGCATCGGACGAACCCACGCCCGAACCCCCGTGATCCTCCTCATCGCCGACCTCGACATCACCATCATCAATGCCGCCACCGGCGAGATCCTGCGCGAGCTCACCCTCGACCCCACCAAGCGCTACCAACCCACCGGACGCCCCCCAGGACCAGCCCCCACGAAGAACTAG